A genomic stretch from Egibacteraceae bacterium includes:
- a CDS encoding cupin domain-containing protein, with the protein MPYYRRVGEVPRKRHTQFRRPDGGLYAEELVGADGFSSDAALLYHRQIPTAIVAAEPETAGPDGLLANHPLKPRHLRTHRLRIVGDAVRGRQLLMANDDVRLSYAAVDATSPLYRNAVGDELVYVESGTLTLESSYGRLVVGTGDYVVVPACVTHRWVPEPTGTPSRLLIVAAAGHIGTPDRYLTRRGQFLEAAPYHERDLRAPEEPLVVEAGETDVLVAHRGGVTRLTYAHHPFDVVGWDGCLYPHAFNIADFEPITGRIHQPPPVHQTFAGPRFVVCSFVPRKFDYHPEAIPAPYNHANVDSDELLFYVGGDFMSRKGAGIELGSMTLHPAGFTHGPQPGSVEASIGKESTDETAVMLDTFRPLLLAPAARACEDDGYPWSWARGLAGDEPAPPESIA; encoded by the coding sequence ATGCCGTACTACCGCCGTGTGGGAGAGGTGCCCCGCAAACGCCACACCCAGTTCCGACGACCCGACGGTGGCCTGTACGCCGAGGAGCTGGTCGGGGCGGACGGCTTCTCCTCCGATGCCGCCCTGCTGTACCACCGCCAGATCCCGACGGCGATCGTCGCGGCCGAGCCGGAGACCGCCGGCCCGGACGGCCTCCTGGCGAACCACCCCCTGAAGCCCCGCCACCTGCGCACCCACAGGCTGCGGATCGTCGGGGACGCGGTCCGGGGGCGTCAGCTGCTCATGGCCAACGACGACGTCCGGCTCTCCTACGCGGCGGTCGACGCCACGAGCCCGCTGTACCGCAACGCCGTCGGCGACGAGCTGGTGTACGTCGAGTCCGGGACGTTGACCCTGGAGAGCAGCTACGGGCGGTTGGTGGTGGGCACCGGGGACTACGTGGTGGTCCCGGCCTGTGTGACCCACCGGTGGGTCCCCGAGCCGACCGGGACGCCGTCGCGGCTGCTGATCGTGGCGGCCGCGGGCCACATCGGCACCCCGGACCGCTACCTCACGCGGCGCGGGCAGTTCCTGGAGGCCGCCCCGTACCACGAGCGCGACCTGCGCGCCCCGGAGGAGCCGTTGGTGGTCGAGGCCGGCGAGACCGACGTCCTGGTCGCCCACCGCGGCGGTGTGACCCGCCTGACCTACGCCCACCACCCGTTCGACGTCGTGGGATGGGACGGGTGCCTGTACCCCCACGCCTTCAACATCGCCGACTTCGAGCCGATCACCGGGCGCATCCACCAGCCTCCGCCGGTCCACCAGACGTTCGCCGGGCCACGGTTCGTCGTGTGCAGCTTCGTGCCCCGCAAGTTCGACTACCACCCCGAGGCGATCCCCGCGCCCTACAACCACGCCAACGTCGACTCCGACGAGCTGCTGTTCTACGTGGGCGGGGACTTCATGAGCCGCAAGGGTGCGGGCATCGAGCTCGGGTCGATGACGTTGCACCCCGCCGGGTTCACCCATGGTCCCCAGCCCGGCAGCGTCGAGGCCTCCATCGGCAAGGAGTCCACCGACGAGACCGCGGTCATGCTCGACACCTTCCGCCCGCTGCTGCTCGCGCCGGCCGCGCGGGCGTGCGAGGACGACGGCTACCCGTGGTCGTGGGCGCGCGGCCTGGCCGGTGACGAGCCGGCGCCGCCGGAGTCCATCGCCTGA